GTCATTACCTTGGCCACAGGGTCATTACCTAGGCAACAGGGTCATTACCTAAGCAGCACGGTCATTATCTAGGCCACAGGGTCATTATCTAGGCCACAAAGTCATTACCTAGGCCACATGGTCATTACCTAGGCCACAGGGTCATTACCTAGGCAACAGGGTTATTACCTAGGCAACAGGTCTGGGAATGGCAGCATGACAGCGTGAGGGGGCATAGACCAGGCCACATGGGCAGAAGGTAACCCCTCACTGTGTCTTTTGGGAAGAGTAGTACAATGAAGGAAGAGAACCACCAGCATTACAGAAACTGTTAGAAAAGTTTTCCCCATATTGCCATCATACTATCCATAAACCGTAATGATCTGTTCTATATTTGCcacatcattttatttttgtaTCTAGTTTCTCCTGCATCGTCCATAATGTTAAAAAGTTTGTCCTAGTTGGACAGTCCTAAAAAAATTTGATCAAGCGAGCACTGGTACAACGGTTTGGCATCAAGTGCTCCAGTTCtccacagtgccaccacaggagaaatgaagtattGCATGGTGCCTATTGAAAACATTGTGGAGTCTATAATTAATGGGCATACTGGGTCCTCCAGAGCGACAGAGCCTCTTTGTAGCCAGTATAGTGACTCCATATGGATCAGTTACTAGACAATGTCCTAAAGGGTTAACATACCAGATAAACTTTATATTCCCCTGGCTTGTGCCCCCTCCATGTGTTTTCTGTAAGATGGAAAATTTGCATTGTTTTGTgattttttattgttgctcagGATAAAAGTCTcttgtataaccccccccccacaccccccacgACATCTCTGAGCAGACTGCTTTACCCTAAGCCTTATGTGTGATACCGGGTAAGGCGAGGACATCCACATTACAGGGTAAAGTAGAGGGGCGGCTGGTGAAGGCGGATGCTGGCAAATCAGCCGCTCCAATTATTTCTTCAGTATTCTGTGCATGGGCATTTTAGGATTATGTGGGAAGCTTGCCGGGATCTCAGCACCCAGTGTATTGTAGCAACGCCGCAAGATGAGAAGGCTCTAATTATACGAAACAAAAAATggtttattgtattattattgctGTTAGTGGTGCGGAGACCTCTAACGTGTATGAGGGCTGACATACAAGGATTCCAAACTCAGTATCGGCCTACTATCCCAAGCATAGGAATAACACAATGATGGAAAAGTGGGAGAAAAGGGTTGGGTACTCCCCTAACCGCCTCCACACTGGACATCTACCTATGTCCTACTTCATGCCACGTAAATGATGTTTTTCCATCTAAAATGGACACCAGTCACCTTTCTATACATTTCCTTTATAGCCTAATGCATCCCCACCATTTTCTGTCATCAATATATCTTATACATTGTTGACTTTCAGACAAAGGCTTCCGAACATCTATGTGAGTCTACAAAAAAAGACGCATTAATCGAAAATGTAAAAATCTTACAATGAGGATTTATTCCCGTCAACTTGAAAGAGCGGTGGAAAATAAAATCCAAATGTCGCCCACAATTTATTATCCCGTTTGTTTGTTCTACTGGATTTATAGGATATCGTAGGCAGCAGGTGGCACCAAGTCCGGCCTCTTAGCTCTTATCGACGCTCTACACCTGAACCCAAAGCTGGTCAATGCCAAGGAGGGCCCAGCTGCCGCGGGACTCTCTGATATGCCAGGTCAGCCCTGACCATTAATATGCCAGCCTGGCCAACCCTAAATTACCCAAACACATATTTTATGTTTGCTTGTTTTTATGTGCTTGATTTTTGCCATCATACATTTCTCTATTAGAAACCCTTTGTGTATTGTACTAAGATGCCGGACATGATTAGGAATAGTTTTTGAAGGTTTAGAGGTCAATCATCTATTTATTTTTCACTCTTTTCTCCATACAGAAGATGGCGAAGTCAAGATCGCACTGGGCAGCTCATGCCCGATGGAATATAGCTATAAGATATACAAACTCTTCGATAACAGTAGAACTTTTGTAGAAAAGACCTTCGGGATACTCTCCACCCAAGAGTCCCTTATGACCCTACGAGTTTTCCCCCCTTCGCATGGACAGTATGAGTTAATGATATTTGCCAGGCCCGTAGATGCTGAATACCCATACAAGTGGGTTTGCTCCTATCAGATTGACTGCCCTCAGCCCAAAACTTCTTTAAAGTTGCCTGAAAATCCGTATCACCTCTGGGGGTTAAATCACAAAGCAAAAGACTTTGGGGTCATCAGCTGCAACCCTGGGGAGGACCTTATCATGACTGAGACCAGCTCCCTTAAGGTTACATTTAAGACATCCAGGCCCTTGGTCGCAACGTTCCAGCTAGCTAACCCAGAGATGTCTGAGCCACTCAGTAAAAAATGTCTTGTCTCCCAGATAGAGGACGACCAGCTCGGATGTTGCCTTCTCCTGCCCTTTCATGGATACTATAGATTGTCCCTATTTGTTAAGGACCATGAAGCCGAAAACTTTCAGAATGCAGCAAATGTTTTACTAAAATGCAAAAACCCAATAAACCAAAATGAACTCTTCCCGCCAAATCTAAGTGTTCACTGTGGACCTGGAAGCAACTCAAGACGTCATGGTCTCACCAATCCCAGCCATACGTCTCCGATCATCACTACGACCACTGGTAAATGTAACATCATCTTCCATACATTGTGGGACCTGGAGCTATATCCTGTTTTGGAGAATAGTAAAGTAACCAATAGCTTGTGCTCTCTGGACCGCCATTGTTTTCTTACCCATCTGGATCATAAGATCAGCTTGACCGTTCATCTTCCAGAGTCGGGACATTACAAGCTGAGCATTTTTACCAAACGTCACGATGTCCAAGAGGAGTTTTCCCATGCATGTGACTATGTCATAGACTGCTTCTCCAACAAGATCTTATTACCCTTCCCGAAATTGTATAGCGCATGGGGACATGGCTGTGCCTTACTGCAGCCACGAGCTGGGCTCCTTCCAGTGGAAAGTTGGGAGGTATTTAGAGTGAAAATTCCTGGAGCTTGTAAGGTCCTTGTCATTGGTCCTACAAAGACTGAACTGGAGCTTACCAAGAACAAGATCTGGGAGGGGAAGGTTTTCACGGGCACTGCCGGCTCTGTTATTAAAATAGCTGTAAAAGTTTCTCCGAACTCAGCTACAATGGACGTCGTGATGTCATTTAGAACCCAAAATGATGGACTTGATATATCTTCGGGGTAGCGCACTTGGCGGCATCTAGAAAAAGTTGGAAATATCAAAACAATATAACCTTTAGGTTATAATGTGTATAGGTTCTTGTGAAGTCATTGGTGGCTGGTGGAAAGTGCATCTGGGCCCATGATAACCTCTTATGAGATTGAAGATGGACAGGCAATCTGATTGCTATGAGATCAGCCTTGAAGACATTGTTTGTTACTATGGTCTTCAGGCTAGGTCTACTTTTTGATAGCTATACCCCAACACCCATAATGGCCACAAAGAGCATCATAGTTCCATGCAGAACATTGGTTCATCATGGATGTATAGTTTTACCTCAACAATTGTTATAGTTCCTGAAAGCCCAGTCTACATAAGGGAGTGTTCAGGATGAAGAGATAGAATAGAATctctatctatattttttttactatttagacTTCCTCAGGGGAGACACTGACTTTCACTGAAGAGCCCTACTAtcaggcaatgctccatgggaaaatatgcaaattagctctcttcTAGATGAAGGAAAACTTAGAGTATATTTCTGTACCGAGATGACACACTCTGTACAGCACTGTGAAATGTGTTGGTGCTATATGAATAAATCATACATAATAAAATAATgtaggaaataattgacatggatCAAACCCTTATGTGCATTACATTTACTCTGAATAAAAATGCTGACGAGAAAGCCTTTGTTGGATTTCTTTTTTACATCAGATGTTAGAAAACTAATATGTAAATTTGCAAAATGTTTTGTCTTTTGAAATATACATGTCACAGGACAGCGGGCCCTAAAGCTGggacccccccccatgctgtccctgcctacttgcagaGCTGGTCCTAAACAACCGTCCACAACTGGGCGACAGGGGTCCCTGCTCTGAAAtacgtgcaaaaaaaaaagtacaaaacacagacagacaaaaagACAGGACACATAGTAttcgctccggctgggattcctagcgGCACCGAAAACAActtgcatgtcagttttctgcggccgctattcagtgaatagcggtcgtaggaaaccatgtcagtgcacactatgaagcgagcggctccggccgcttgctttatagtgtgctatggggagttctgaagcGGCCGCGCGCttatgcacctgcatcagaactctgcggccggaaTGATCGGccggcgtgtgaacatggcctcaatgtgttagtgagtgttcagaccttgacCCATAAAGACTCTCGATAAGGC
Above is a window of Dendropsophus ebraccatus isolate aDenEbr1 chromosome 7, aDenEbr1.pat, whole genome shotgun sequence DNA encoding:
- the LOC138796690 gene encoding kyphoscoliosis peptidase-like, yielding MGRGNSIGTENVQCDKILPIKIPLLKNVNKSNNNYKRCIKGSPQCNPEDVIQGTRKVNLSTKTKTLDIQNGNVYRVHNDGGIQLSSRSSNQLITDHRSGSFQVTGQQNKIKTNVGSQREIFTFWSTKVEIQERPMVQTSAKTSGDYYRKVTPKEPASTTPADKARSCDLCKKSSDANPTKRKKRQEMLSEMDFTHIDDHVLSVSSQMNPGIQSVEEIVQIITARSNNDIDKLRAIWIWLCHNISYDVEGFLGSSEKLYRTEEVLKMKRGVCAGYAGLCKEMCREAGISCREISGFSRGADSCDSVSFHRTKSNHMWNVVELDGRWHLLDACWGAGTVDLHKRIFIPRYEDFFFLTDPEDFIETHWPDDPTWQLLESRVSFEDFEQKIFKTSEFFRLQLFIIAPKVFYLTTEDGEVKIALGSSCPMEYSYKIYKLFDNSRTFVEKTFGILSTQESLMTLRVFPPSHGQYELMIFARPVDAEYPYKWVCSYQIDCPQPKTSLKLPENPYHLWGLNHKAKDFGVISCNPGEDLIMTETSSLKVTFKTSRPLVATFQLANPEMSEPLSKKCLVSQIEDDQLGCCLLLPFHGYYRLSLFVKDHEAENFQNAANVLLKCKNPINQNELFPPNLSVHCGPGSNSRRHGLTNPSHTSPIITTTTGKCNIIFHTLWDLELYPVLENSKVTNSLCSLDRHCFLTHLDHKISLTVHLPESGHYKLSIFTKRHDVQEEFSHACDYVIDCFSNKILLPFPKLYSAWGHGCALLQPRAGLLPVESWEVFRVKIPGACKVLVIGPTKTELELTKNKIWEGKVFTGTAGSVIKIAVKVSPNSATMDVVMSFRTQNDGLDISSG